The following coding sequences are from one Treponema parvum window:
- the dctP gene encoding TRAP transporter substrate-binding protein DctP: protein MSIKKIINITLFFAAAALLSAQTARIKIATIAPARSSWDIEENAMAQEWAKITGGAVTLQFMSATAMGGEGGVVQKLNSVRPGQRAPIGGAVFTSLGVNELVPEANILTMSVPGLFRDQKEVSMALEEFSSEMQKPILDRGYVVLGWFSVGWAYFFTKNEARTPEALKKQRLCVGSLTAPALTNAFKAAGYTTMDVPADKLLQSLKTPGGVEGLYTLPMYAYAAQYCKSVPYILDVPLCPVMAAFLISKDVWDEIPEKYKPAMIEAVKNAEKKFIVSQEKDNTEYLSRCRDSGATLVSLDSSERKAFQDSFIADSKKMYEAKEPVVNKALYDKISAFVKKSRGE from the coding sequence ATGAGTATTAAAAAAATCATAAACATAACGCTTTTCTTCGCAGCTGCGGCCTTGCTGTCCGCCCAAACGGCCCGCATAAAGATCGCAACCATAGCGCCGGCAAGGTCTTCGTGGGATATCGAAGAAAACGCCATGGCGCAGGAGTGGGCAAAGATTACGGGCGGAGCTGTAACATTGCAGTTTATGAGCGCTACCGCAATGGGCGGAGAAGGCGGTGTAGTTCAAAAACTAAATTCCGTGCGTCCCGGTCAGCGCGCTCCGATCGGAGGGGCAGTGTTTACGAGCTTGGGCGTAAACGAGCTTGTGCCTGAAGCAAATATTCTTACCATGAGCGTTCCCGGTCTGTTCCGTGATCAAAAAGAAGTCAGTATGGCGCTAGAAGAATTTTCTTCTGAAATGCAAAAGCCTATTTTAGATAGAGGGTACGTAGTTTTAGGGTGGTTTTCTGTCGGCTGGGCATATTTTTTTACAAAGAACGAGGCCAGAACTCCCGAAGCCCTTAAAAAACAGCGCCTCTGCGTGGGAAGTCTTACGGCTCCGGCTTTAACCAACGCGTTTAAGGCTGCCGGTTACACGACGATGGACGTTCCTGCTGATAAACTTCTTCAAAGCTTAAAAACGCCCGGAGGCGTCGAGGGCTTGTATACACTTCCCATGTATGCGTACGCCGCACAGTATTGTAAGAGCGTGCCTTATATTTTGGACGTTCCGCTCTGCCCTGTAATGGCGGCCTTTCTTATTTCCAAAGACGTATGGGATGAAATTCCCGAAAAATATAAGCCTGCCATGATTGAAGCGGTAAAAAATGCGGAAAAGAAATTCATAGTTTCACAGGAAAAGGACAATACTGAATATTTGAGCCGCTGTCGCGATTCCGGGGCAACGCTTGTTTCACTCGATTCGTCCGAGCGCAAAGCTTTTCAGGATTCGTTCATCGCCGATTCAAAAAAAATGTACGAAGCTAAGGAGCCTGTAGTAAACAAAGCCTTGTACGATAAAATTTCGGCTTTTGTAAAAAAGAGCAGAGGTGAATAA
- a CDS encoding Crp/Fnr family transcriptional regulator, whose translation MSAEGYYTALEKSKLFQGLSAKEIKDGIDDISYDIRRFEEGEIIYHLMAKADRIGIILKGRAQAQKIYSNGDQFYFSVRVTGDIIGPVAAFSRLQRYPFEVRALEPTEILVFECTGFLRLLQSDVRVMKNFLIELASANFLLQQRLELLTYNAIQHKIAFYLLTAYTESGRGKILIPDSMTRWALMMNVSRPSLHRELKKMEALGLLRYLPPMIEIADSEGLKKLLEQ comes from the coding sequence ATGTCCGCCGAAGGCTATTATACAGCTCTCGAAAAAAGTAAACTCTTTCAAGGGCTTTCAGCCAAAGAAATCAAAGATGGCATAGATGATATATCATACGATATCAGGCGCTTTGAGGAAGGTGAAATTATTTATCACCTGATGGCAAAGGCGGACAGGATTGGAATCATCCTCAAAGGACGCGCACAGGCGCAAAAAATATACTCTAATGGAGATCAATTTTACTTTTCCGTCCGTGTGACGGGAGATATTATTGGCCCTGTTGCTGCCTTTTCCAGGTTACAACGTTATCCTTTTGAGGTAAGGGCATTGGAGCCGACAGAAATTCTGGTTTTTGAGTGCACGGGTTTCCTGCGACTCCTTCAAAGCGACGTACGCGTGATGAAAAATTTTCTAATTGAGCTGGCCTCTGCCAACTTCCTTCTCCAACAGCGGCTGGAACTCCTGACCTACAATGCGATTCAGCATAAGATCGCTTTTTATCTTCTCACGGCTTATACGGAATCAGGCAGAGGCAAGATCCTCATTCCGGATTCCATGACACGATGGGCACTAATGATGAATGTATCTCGTCCTTCTCTACATCGGGAGTTAAAAAAGATGGAGGCACTGGGGCTGCTTCGTTATTTGCCGCCAATGATTGAGATTGCGGACTCAGAAGGGCTCAAGAAACTGTTGGAACAATAA
- the nifJ gene encoding pyruvate:ferredoxin (flavodoxin) oxidoreductase, with amino-acid sequence MLDSEKKYESIDGNTATAHAAYAFTEVAGIYPITPSSPMAETVDSWSACGRKNLFGAPVKVVEMQSEGGAAGTVHGALQGGALAATFTASQGLLLMIPNLYKWKGELLPAVVHVAARSLALHALSIFGDHQDVYACRQIGTVMLCSHSVQDCMDLAGLAHLLAIDASVPVIHFFDGFRTSHEIQKVEVMDYEYLRSLLPEDKLKAFRNRALNPHGNSVARGGSQNDDIYFQAIEAQNTHFARVPETAERYFEEISRHTGRIYAPFVYYGAPNADRIIVAMGSVTDTVTETVDALNTKGEAVGLIKVYLYRPFSISHLKAVLPDTVRKIAVLDRTKETGAREPLFLDVDHALRDRKDLTIIGGRYGLSSKDTRPSQIAAVFEELKKDTPKSEFTIGIKDDVTGLSLVPVPINIPNRYTACLFFGLGADGTVGANKSTVKIIGDNTSLYAQAYFAYNSQKSGNVTRSHLRFGSTPIRSPYYVEEADFISCSTESYCFKYDMLKHLKDGGTFLLNTVHCKEELADYLPKKMLAQLAHKQASFYIIDATGIAQKYGLGRHTNTILQASFFALNEQIMPYSVAAEYMKESVRQTYARKGADVVQNNLDAIDQGKLGLVHVYIAETWQSFDPFVLLYKKTGDAYFDDNVLEMNALEGDRMPVSKFTKHSILDGSLPGNITFREKRNIAAFVPKWDAEKCIECGKCAFACPHATIRSFLLNETELEKGQQIAAANGISFDHKDPTTVYPKAKDAGLKFRIQVSTQNCVGCGVCWTVCPANALQPAENAQMRSQESLADYLFKEVSYREEYGRPGTESGTALKKPYFEISGCCPGCGEAPYYRLISQLFGRDMLVANATGCSMIYSSATPSSPFVIDENGEGIAWANSLFEDNAEYGFGMAIAQNIKSAKILRIMEDNMNSVEPKLRELFYRYVEANGERDIQRSIKEELLVAVESSNNKHIKELLELRQDLVGKSVWIVGGDGWAYDIGYGGLDHVVANDLNVNILILDTEVYSNTGGQSSKASQASSVGLFAAGGKTLAKKDLGQIFMEYGTAYIASISLGANQPQAIKALQEAESYSGPSIIIAYSPCIEHGIKGGLTYSSNVQKNAVACGYVPLYRFDPRKEKPLTIDSKAPDWSKFQAFLMNEARYFNLPRLKGEETAKIMFAKTLSDAKIRYEKLIQKQKLQEE; translated from the coding sequence ATGTTGGATTCAGAAAAGAAATACGAATCGATAGATGGAAATACCGCTACAGCTCATGCTGCTTATGCGTTCACCGAAGTGGCAGGGATTTATCCGATCACACCGTCCTCTCCCATGGCGGAGACAGTGGATTCTTGGTCAGCCTGCGGTAGAAAAAATCTGTTCGGCGCTCCCGTTAAGGTTGTGGAGATGCAGTCGGAGGGTGGTGCAGCCGGTACGGTGCACGGTGCTCTACAAGGAGGTGCACTTGCCGCTACTTTTACCGCCTCCCAAGGGCTGCTGCTCATGATTCCAAACCTTTATAAATGGAAGGGTGAGCTGTTGCCGGCTGTAGTTCATGTAGCGGCGCGCTCTCTCGCACTCCATGCCCTCAGTATTTTCGGAGATCATCAGGATGTGTACGCCTGTCGTCAGATTGGGACGGTGATGTTGTGTTCACATTCCGTCCAAGACTGTATGGATCTGGCTGGTTTAGCTCATCTGCTGGCCATAGACGCTTCTGTTCCGGTGATTCATTTCTTTGACGGCTTCCGCACATCCCATGAAATCCAGAAGGTTGAGGTCATGGATTATGAATACCTGCGCTCCCTTCTGCCAGAGGATAAACTTAAGGCGTTTCGGAATCGCGCGTTGAACCCTCACGGCAACTCCGTGGCTCGGGGCGGATCCCAAAACGACGATATTTACTTCCAAGCGATAGAAGCTCAGAATACCCACTTTGCCAGAGTGCCGGAAACCGCGGAACGGTATTTTGAAGAGATCAGCCGTCATACCGGAAGGATCTATGCCCCATTCGTATACTACGGTGCACCGAATGCAGATCGTATCATTGTGGCCATGGGCTCTGTGACGGACACCGTTACGGAAACGGTGGACGCCCTGAATACCAAAGGAGAGGCTGTCGGTCTTATAAAGGTCTACCTCTACAGGCCGTTCTCTATTTCTCATCTGAAGGCCGTTCTTCCAGACACCGTACGAAAGATAGCCGTATTGGATCGCACCAAGGAGACAGGCGCACGCGAGCCACTGTTTTTGGATGTGGATCACGCCCTACGAGATCGGAAAGACCTGACCATCATCGGTGGTCGTTATGGTCTAAGCTCAAAGGATACTAGGCCGTCTCAAATTGCGGCGGTTTTTGAAGAGTTAAAAAAAGATACACCAAAGTCGGAATTTACTATCGGGATTAAAGACGATGTTACCGGGCTGTCTCTTGTTCCTGTTCCTATCAACATTCCCAATCGCTATACTGCCTGTCTTTTCTTCGGTCTCGGTGCCGACGGTACTGTGGGTGCAAATAAGAGTACGGTCAAGATTATCGGCGACAACACATCGTTATATGCTCAGGCATACTTTGCCTATAATTCTCAGAAATCCGGAAATGTAACCCGTTCTCATCTGCGCTTCGGGTCAACCCCCATTCGATCCCCCTATTATGTGGAAGAGGCGGACTTCATTTCCTGTTCCACAGAAAGCTACTGCTTCAAATATGATATGCTAAAGCATTTGAAGGATGGAGGGACCTTCCTGCTGAACACAGTTCACTGCAAGGAGGAACTAGCGGATTATCTGCCTAAAAAGATGCTTGCACAGCTTGCGCACAAGCAAGCATCTTTTTACATCATTGATGCTACCGGTATCGCACAAAAATATGGCTTAGGCAGACATACCAATACCATTTTACAGGCATCTTTTTTCGCGCTTAATGAGCAGATCATGCCCTATTCCGTCGCCGCAGAGTATATGAAAGAAAGCGTGCGGCAAACTTACGCTCGTAAGGGTGCGGACGTGGTGCAGAATAATTTGGATGCTATCGACCAAGGAAAGCTCGGCCTAGTGCATGTTTATATAGCGGAAACATGGCAATCCTTTGATCCGTTCGTTCTGTTATATAAGAAAACCGGTGACGCCTATTTCGACGATAACGTGCTGGAGATGAACGCCTTAGAGGGCGACCGCATGCCGGTCTCAAAATTTACTAAGCATAGCATCCTAGATGGCTCTCTACCCGGAAATATCACTTTTCGGGAAAAGCGGAATATTGCCGCCTTTGTCCCAAAATGGGACGCAGAAAAGTGTATTGAGTGTGGAAAATGTGCTTTTGCTTGTCCGCATGCTACCATTCGCTCTTTCTTACTGAACGAAACGGAATTGGAGAAAGGACAGCAAATTGCGGCAGCGAATGGAATATCTTTTGATCATAAAGACCCAACCACAGTCTATCCGAAAGCAAAGGATGCGGGACTTAAATTCCGTATTCAGGTCTCAACTCAAAACTGTGTAGGCTGCGGCGTATGCTGGACAGTTTGTCCTGCGAATGCACTGCAGCCTGCTGAAAATGCACAGATGCGATCTCAGGAATCTCTGGCTGACTATTTATTTAAAGAGGTCTCCTACAGGGAGGAATATGGACGGCCCGGAACAGAGTCTGGAACGGCACTTAAAAAACCATATTTTGAGATTTCCGGATGCTGTCCCGGCTGCGGCGAAGCACCCTATTATCGGCTGATATCTCAGCTCTTTGGTCGGGATATGCTGGTGGCCAATGCAACCGGCTGCTCTATGATATACAGCTCTGCCACTCCATCTTCTCCGTTTGTGATTGATGAAAACGGTGAAGGTATAGCTTGGGCCAATTCTCTCTTTGAAGATAATGCTGAATATGGCTTCGGTATGGCTATAGCTCAGAATATAAAGAGCGCCAAAATCCTAAGAATCATGGAAGACAATATGAATTCAGTGGAACCAAAGCTTCGGGAACTATTCTACCGTTACGTTGAGGCTAATGGCGAACGAGATATCCAGAGAAGTATAAAAGAGGAACTACTCGTTGCTGTGGAAAGCTCCAATAATAAACATATAAAAGAGCTCTTGGAACTGCGCCAGGATTTAGTGGGGAAATCTGTCTGGATTGTTGGCGGGGATGGTTGGGCCTATGACATCGGATATGGTGGGCTCGATCATGTAGTGGCTAATGACTTGAATGTAAACATTCTGATTCTAGACACAGAGGTTTACTCCAATACCGGAGGACAATCCTCCAAGGCGTCTCAAGCTTCATCCGTCGGATTATTTGCCGCCGGCGGCAAAACGCTTGCCAAGAAGGATTTAGGACAAATTTTTATGGAGTATGGCACGGCATATATAGCTTCTATCTCTTTGGGCGCCAATCAACCTCAGGCTATCAAAGCGCTGCAGGAGGCGGAGAGTTATTCCGGGCCTTCCATTATTATCGCATATTCCCCCTGCATTGAACATGGTATCAAAGGCGGTTTGACCTATTCCTCTAATGTCCAGAAGAATGCGGTGGCTTGCGGCTATGTGCCTCTGTATCGATTTGATCCGAGAAAGGAAAAACCTCTGACAATAGATTCTAAAGCGCCTGATTGGAGTAAATTCCAAGCGTTTTTGATGAATGAAGCACGGTATTTCAATCTGCCGCGGTTGAAAGGGGAAGAAACGGCAAAAATAATGTTTGCAAAGACGCTCTCTGACGCAAAAATTAGATATGAGAAACTAATTCAAAAACAAAAATTGCAAGAAGAATGA
- a CDS encoding tRNA 2-thiocytidine biosynthesis TtcA family protein: MPQPLLFRLIDKAVFEYALIEKGDRILVGASGGKDSTALIEYFANRRRRRSADFDFTALHISSEITKPLTPELSLLFDSWRVKTENIYVNVLGRIKQGQKMNCWWCSTQRRTELLQYALSNGFNKIALGHHLDDILETLLMNALEQGELSTMPPRLKYEKYSVTVIRPLCYVPESLIKKHAEDRGYMSEVCTCDHQTNSLRKEARAKLETLTDGSCAKKERLFAALKNIKSEYLP, from the coding sequence ATGCCGCAACCGCTTTTGTTCCGTCTGATCGATAAAGCCGTTTTTGAATACGCTTTGATAGAAAAAGGCGACCGCATCCTTGTAGGAGCTTCGGGCGGAAAGGATTCTACGGCGCTTATCGAATACTTTGCCAATCGCCGCCGCAGACGTTCGGCAGATTTTGATTTTACGGCTCTTCATATTTCGTCGGAGATCACAAAGCCTTTAACCCCTGAGTTATCTTTATTATTCGACTCGTGGCGGGTAAAAACCGAAAATATCTATGTAAATGTTTTAGGAAGGATTAAACAGGGGCAAAAGATGAACTGCTGGTGGTGCTCTACTCAACGCCGCACGGAGCTTTTGCAATATGCGCTTTCAAACGGCTTTAACAAGATTGCGCTCGGTCATCATCTTGACGATATTCTTGAAACTTTGCTTATGAACGCTCTGGAACAGGGCGAGCTTTCCACTATGCCGCCCAGGTTAAAGTATGAAAAATATTCGGTAACGGTAATTCGGCCTCTCTGCTATGTTCCCGAGTCGCTTATAAAAAAACATGCCGAAGACCGCGGATATATGAGCGAGGTTTGCACCTGCGATCATCAAACGAATTCCCTTAGAAAGGAAGCGAGGGCTAAGCTTGAAACGCTGACCGACGGAAGCTGCGCAAAAAAAGAGCGGCTTTTTGCCGCCCTTAAAAATATCAAAAGCGAATATTTGCCGTAA
- a CDS encoding TRAP transporter TatT component family protein codes for MIKKLFVLKLFLFLIFFTSCSSLKKIGTNAVADMLSGADKNGCEIQKKAGSADPLTAVTGESDTVLIANFFPSALKVYEIMQAGNPEHGGLSVMCGQLNVMYANAFVQDPADLLSVENFDKKDSEYRRAEMHYMRGSDYVFSALDRRYKGFSDAILSGEEKIFKPAIGKLKKSDVNAAYWAAAGRLGAFSLDPLNPDLLKCLRGLVALLEKASELSPDYSDGAVWSLLFVFYVSAPADFGGDLERGLYCYREALRVSGGKNAGHYVGYAESYCIPQNDEEGFVNALKAALAIDPDKDPSNRLMTIIYQNKARRLLASQEDYFLHW; via the coding sequence ATGATAAAAAAATTATTTGTTTTAAAACTTTTTTTGTTTTTAATTTTCTTTACGTCGTGTTCTTCGCTAAAGAAGATAGGAACGAATGCGGTAGCGGATATGCTTTCAGGCGCCGACAAAAACGGCTGTGAAATTCAAAAAAAGGCGGGGAGCGCGGATCCTCTCACAGCCGTAACGGGAGAATCCGACACCGTTCTTATTGCGAATTTTTTTCCTTCCGCTCTTAAGGTTTATGAGATAATGCAGGCGGGAAATCCTGAACACGGCGGACTTTCGGTCATGTGCGGACAGCTTAACGTTATGTACGCAAACGCCTTTGTGCAAGATCCCGCCGATCTTTTGTCCGTAGAAAATTTCGATAAAAAAGATTCCGAATACAGACGGGCCGAAATGCATTATATGCGGGGAAGCGATTATGTTTTTTCCGCTTTGGACAGGCGATATAAAGGTTTTTCGGATGCGATCCTTTCCGGTGAAGAAAAAATTTTCAAACCTGCGATAGGCAAGTTAAAAAAGAGCGACGTAAACGCCGCTTATTGGGCCGCCGCCGGAAGACTCGGCGCTTTTTCTTTGGATCCTTTAAATCCCGACCTTCTGAAGTGTTTAAGAGGGCTTGTGGCCTTGCTTGAAAAAGCGTCGGAACTTTCACCCGATTATTCGGACGGAGCCGTATGGAGCCTCTTGTTCGTCTTTTATGTTTCCGCCCCTGCCGATTTCGGAGGCGATCTTGAAAGAGGTCTTTATTGCTATAGAGAAGCATTGCGGGTTTCAGGCGGTAAAAACGCCGGACATTATGTGGGATATGCGGAAAGTTATTGCATTCCTCAAAACGACGAAGAAGGATTTGTAAACGCTCTTAAAGCCGCGCTTGCCATTGATCCTGATAAAGATCCTTCTAACCGTCTTATGACGATTATCTATCAGAACAAGGCGCGAAGACTTTTAGCTTCGCAGGAAGATTATTTTCTTCACTGGTAA
- a CDS encoding SDR family NAD(P)-dependent oxidoreductase — protein MKKLIIITGASSGIGREFAKQLYFKLPADEMWLLARRKEKLDALAKELHSQTKNTSGEKKGMSVRSVEIDIGGKKGAAHFKELLAQEASKNDISIAMLVNNAGFGTYGPFENTDTEREMDMIDLNCTALTGICGYALPFMAKGSQIINVSSLAAFMPLGNFAVYAATKSYVLSFTQALAAEVSDKGIKVCALCPGSVSTEFANVASNGARKEVLHGLSAPKVVSHCLKKSTKGKHSAIMSAKWAVTAFLSRFFGRYFIARLTYKFAKRPANPMKNR, from the coding sequence ATGAAAAAACTTATTATCATTACCGGCGCAAGTTCCGGGATAGGAAGAGAATTTGCAAAACAGCTGTATTTTAAACTGCCCGCCGACGAAATGTGGCTTTTGGCGCGCCGAAAGGAAAAACTTGACGCGTTAGCAAAAGAACTGCACTCTCAGACAAAGAACACAAGCGGCGAAAAAAAAGGCATGTCCGTCCGCAGCGTCGAAATCGACATAGGCGGTAAAAAAGGAGCGGCGCATTTTAAAGAGCTTTTAGCACAGGAAGCGTCTAAAAACGATATTTCGATCGCCATGCTTGTAAACAACGCCGGCTTCGGAACTTACGGGCCTTTTGAGAACACGGACACGGAGCGCGAAATGGACATGATAGACCTTAACTGCACGGCTCTTACAGGCATATGCGGCTACGCGCTTCCTTTTATGGCAAAAGGATCACAGATAATAAACGTATCGAGCCTTGCAGCCTTTATGCCGCTCGGAAATTTTGCCGTATACGCGGCGACAAAATCCTATGTCTTAAGCTTTACACAAGCGCTCGCCGCAGAAGTTTCGGATAAAGGCATAAAGGTTTGCGCTCTATGCCCCGGATCCGTAAGCACCGAATTTGCAAACGTGGCTTCCAACGGCGCAAGAAAAGAAGTTCTGCACGGACTTTCGGCTCCCAAAGTGGTCTCCCACTGCTTAAAAAAATCTACAAAGGGAAAACATTCTGCAATAATGTCCGCAAAATGGGCTGTTACGGCTTTTTTGAGCCGGTTCTTCGGCAGATATTTTATAGCGCGCCTCACATACAAGTTTGCAAAACGTCCCGCAAATCCTATGAAAAACCGGTAA
- the rd gene encoding rubredoxin, with the protein MKKYICGPCGYVYDPSVGDPDSGIAPGTPFEDLPDDWVCPVCGAAKSDFEEE; encoded by the coding sequence ATGAAAAAGTATATTTGCGGCCCCTGCGGTTATGTATATGACCCTTCTGTAGGTGATCCGGACAGTGGTATTGCACCGGGAACCCCTTTTGAAGATCTCCCTGACGATTGGGTGTGTCCTGTTTGCGGTGCTGCAAAATCAGACTTTGAAGAAGAATAA
- a CDS encoding flavodoxin domain-containing protein, which translates to MKKYVKGNVNWVGYIDWELKWFHGEDYSIKNGSSQNAYLIEEEKTVLIDTVWLPHRFEFVENLEKEIDLHKIDFIVANHGECDHSGSLVALMEKIPGTPIYCTANAVKSIEGQYGKQNWNFHVVKTGDSVDIGNGKQLVFVEMRMLHWPDSMATYLTGDNILFSNDAFGQHYAVEELFNDKADPCLLNKEAMKYFVNILNPFTPILIKKLEEIGKLNLPIEMIAPSHGAIWRENPMQIVNKYAEWAAAYQENQVTVVYDTMWEGTAKLAHAIAAELHKQSPETVVKVFNLAKADKNEIMTEIFKSRAIAVGSPTVSNSYLSSVAGWLEFLKQLKFKNKKAAAFGCYGWSGESVKLLQEKLREAGFTVVEENVRSQWNPAEADFTAIPALAMALLA; encoded by the coding sequence ATGAAAAAATATGTAAAAGGTAACGTCAACTGGGTCGGCTATATCGACTGGGAGCTGAAGTGGTTCCACGGCGAGGATTACTCCATCAAGAACGGTTCCAGCCAGAACGCCTATCTCATCGAGGAGGAGAAGACCGTTCTTATCGACACAGTCTGGCTGCCACACCGATTCGAGTTCGTGGAGAATCTGGAAAAAGAGATTGACCTCCATAAGATCGATTTCATCGTGGCCAACCACGGCGAGTGCGATCATTCCGGATCTCTTGTGGCGTTGATGGAGAAGATTCCGGGCACGCCTATCTATTGCACTGCCAACGCCGTTAAGAGCATCGAAGGACAGTACGGCAAGCAGAACTGGAATTTCCACGTGGTTAAGACCGGCGACAGTGTGGACATTGGAAACGGAAAACAGCTTGTCTTTGTGGAAATGCGGATGCTCCACTGGCCGGACTCCATGGCAACGTATCTTACAGGTGACAACATCCTCTTCTCCAACGACGCCTTTGGGCAGCACTATGCGGTGGAGGAGTTGTTCAATGACAAGGCGGACCCGTGTCTGCTGAATAAAGAAGCCATGAAGTACTTTGTAAACATTCTCAATCCTTTTACTCCTATACTCATCAAGAAATTGGAGGAAATTGGAAAGCTCAACCTGCCCATCGAGATGATCGCCCCCTCTCATGGTGCCATCTGGAGAGAGAACCCTATGCAGATTGTGAATAAATACGCGGAATGGGCTGCGGCTTATCAGGAGAATCAGGTGACCGTGGTCTACGACACGATGTGGGAAGGCACCGCTAAGCTTGCTCATGCTATCGCTGCGGAACTGCATAAACAGAGTCCGGAAACGGTTGTCAAGGTTTTCAACCTCGCCAAAGCGGACAAAAATGAGATCATGACCGAGATTTTTAAATCCCGTGCCATCGCTGTGGGCAGTCCTACGGTTTCCAACAGCTACTTGTCTTCCGTAGCAGGCTGGCTGGAATTTTTAAAGCAGCTCAAGTTTAAAAATAAGAAGGCTGCAGCCTTTGGATGCTATGGCTGGAGCGGTGAGAGCGTAAAGCTCCTGCAGGAAAAATTACGGGAAGCAGGTTTCACCGTCGTTGAAGAGAATGTGCGCTCCCAGTGGAATCCGGCGGAGGCGGACTTCACTGCTATTCCGGCGTTGGCAATGGCGTTACTTGCATAA